A single window of Aspergillus puulaauensis MK2 DNA, chromosome 5, nearly complete sequence DNA harbors:
- a CDS encoding S9 family peptidase (COG:O;~EggNog:ENOG410PWA7;~InterPro:IPR001375,IPR029058,IPR011042,IPR011659;~MEROPS:MER0000408;~PFAM:PF00326,PF07676;~go_function: GO:0008236 - serine-type peptidase activity [Evidence IEA];~go_process: GO:0006508 - proteolysis [Evidence IEA]) has protein sequence MPSISNPRQAAALSALADLKLPKDLHISPDGSKVVYALEAFSRKERAATSSLWIADVGVNHSARQITSGLFRDEKPRWSPDGRYIAFLSDRAGRGRGGVIYLLALGGFGEAYPVAEGVQGVKEFEWSGDGRFIAFASTDGDGDGDDAGEDDTDNPVVFGGEEEESSSQRLRIVEVERRSVRTLTPADHNVDLFSWSPTSLEIAYTVSGAVSESQFSSSRIEIASVDSGSRRTFIKAKGPVTSLVWTERDKLHFIARPTPPYTQPAVYEARIKSKQYGSYFGWDGEAISLHRARDSVIARIQNPNNEAAHALGVESTSWPFPSFFKSEYEITSFDAFRRPSSDDFTLAIARSSPQVANEVWSVTTNKTGGSSLVKLSSHNSTFDGFRSKRISTTGSDGWECDGWLFTPRPSVTISRRLPPTVVLLRSHPTLPSFSMGPHLDVAHLTAAGYAVLCPNLRTTGSGGGIGERYADLIAILKKAVLENLVDESRVTISGWSDGGFLTSLAVIRNEFSFRAAVCGGGVVDWDFVNANSDPFWPAPDIPSLSSSPRGYARSISTSTTSTSDAVSDGKSGAEKRKTPLLILHGREDDQVPVSGPLAFWREKQRWNGPVQMVLYPKEKHVIRDRRHLLDLWTRVLQFYDRYLV, from the coding sequence ATGCCTTCAATATCGAACCCACGCCAAGCAGCCGCATTGTCGGCCCTCGCGGACCTCAAACTGCCCAAAGACCTACACATTTCCCCGGACGGGTCCAAAGTCGTATATGCGCTTGAGGCGTTCTCGCGCAAGGAGAGGGCTGCTACGTCGTCGCTTTGGATTGCAGATGTTGGTGTGAACCATTCGGCTCGTCAGATTACGTCGGGGCTCTTCAGGGATGAAAAGCCGAGGTGGTCGCCGGATGGTCGGTATATCGCGTTCTTGTCGGATAGGGCTGGAAGGGGACGAGGAGGTGTGATTTACTTGCTCGCTCTTGGAGGGTTTGGCGAGGCGTATCCGGTTGCTGAGGGTGTTCAGGGGGTGAAGGAGTTTGAGTGGAGTGGTGACGGGAGGTTCATCGCTTTCGCAAGTacggatggagatggagatggcgatgacgcTGGAGAGGACGACACGGACAATCCAGTGGTctttggaggagaggaagaagaaagcagcagTCAGCGTCTGCGCATTGTCGAAGTTGAGAGGAGGAGCGTCCGCACATTGACCCCAGCAGACCACAACGTGGACTTGTTCTCATGGAGTCCGACATCTTTGGAGATCGCCTACACCGTATCAGGAGCAGTCTCCGAGTCTCAATTCAGTAGTAGCCGGATTGAAATTGCGTCTGTTGACAGCGGCTCCAGAAGGACGTTCATCAAGGCAAAAGGGCCCGTCACATCACTGGTCTGGACTGAACGAGACAAGCTACATTTCATCGCTCGTCCTACGCCTCCCTACACCCAGCCTGCTGTCTACGAAGCACGGATCAAGTCCAAGCAGTATGGCAGCTACTTTGGCTGGGATGGAGAAGCCATCTCTCTCCACCGCGCTCGAGACTCGGTCATCGCCCGCATCCAGAACCCTAACAACGAAGCCGCGCACGCACTCGGGGTCGAGAGCACCTCCTGGCCAttccccagcttcttcaaatccgAATACGAAATCACATCCTTTGACGCATTCCGCAGGCCATCCTCAGACGACTTCACACTCGCCATCGCGCGCAGCAGCCCCCAGGTCGCGAACGAGGTATGGTCTGtaaccaccaacaagacAGGCGGCAGCAGCCTGGTCAAGCTCTCATCGCACAACTCCACCTTCGACGGGTTCCGGTCAAAGCGGATCTCAACGACTGGTTCAGACGGGTGGGAATGCGACGGGTGGCTCTTCACCCCGAGGCCATCAGTAACGATATCCCGCCGTCTCCCGCCAACAGTCGTGCTGCTTCGAAGCCATCCAACcctcccctctttctccatGGGCCCCCATCTAGATGTAGCGCATCTAACAGCAGCCGGCTATGCAGTGCTATGTCCAAACCTCCGAACAACCGGCAGCGGAGGCGGAATCGGCGAACGCTACGCCGACCTAATCGCGATCCTCAAAAAAGCCGTATTAGAGAACCTCGTCGACGAGTCCCGCGTGACGATAAGCGGCTGGTCAGACGGGGGATTCCTAACCTCACTCGCGGTGATCCGAAACGAGTTCAGTTTCCGCGCAGCCGTTTgtggcggcggcgttgtGGATTGGGATTTCGTCAATGCGAATAGTGACCCCTTTTGGCCCGCGCCGGATATTCCGAGTTTGTCTTCGTCGCCGCGTGGATATGCCCGTTCTATCTCGACTTCTACTACTTCTACTTCTGATGCGGTGTCGGATGGGAAGAGCGGCGCGGAGAAGCGGAAGACGCcgcttctcatcctccatgGGCGCGAGGACGATCAGGTCCCTGTGTCTGGGCCGTTGGCGTTCTGGCGGGAGAAGCAGCGGTGGAATGGACCTGTCCAGATGGTGTTGTATCCCAAAGAGAAACATGTTATTAGGGACCGGAGGCATCTACTTGATTTATGGACGAGGGTGCTCCAGTTCTATGATAGGTATTTGGTGTAA